A window of the Henckelia pumila isolate YLH828 chromosome 3, ASM3356847v2, whole genome shotgun sequence genome harbors these coding sequences:
- the LOC140891793 gene encoding inorganic pyrophosphatase 1-like — MAGIVVVFDFDKTIIEPDSDNWVVDEHGATDLFNKLLPTMPWNSLMDRMMLELHQRGFSIEEIKLVLRTVPIHPRIVPAIKTAHALGCDLRIVSDANTFFIETILDHLGIKDCFSEINTNPSYQDDEGRLRISPYVDFKSSPHGCINPCPPNMCKGMIVERIKCSVVKEGKKRMIYLGDGLGDFCPSLQLEEGDFMMPRKNFPAWNLLRENLGRIRAEIHEWMDGAELESILLQLIEKIRIQESAVQSALMVDCKFSSIPMAAHESSPHVLRVHQLQI; from the exons ATGGCCGGAATCGTGGTGGTTTTCGACTTTGACAAGACGATCATAGAGCCCGACAGCGACAATTGGGTGGTGGACGAACATGGCGCCACCGATTTGTTCAATAAGCTTCTCCCCACAATGCCTTGGAACTCACTCATG GATAGGATGATGTTAGAACTCCATCAGCGAGGATTTTCCATTGAAGAGATCAAACTAGTGCTGAGGACGGTTCCGATACATCCTCGCATAGTCCCGGCAATCAAAACGGCCCATGCTTTAGG gTGTGATCTGAGGATAGTGAGCGATGCCAACACCTTCTTCATTGAGACGATTCTTGATCACCTGGGAATAAAAGATTGCTTCTCCGAGATCAACACGAACCCGAGCTACCAGGACGATGAAGGGAGGTTGAGGATCTCTCCTTACGTTGATTTCAAGTCGTCTCCTCATGGATGCATCAATCCTTGCCCTCCAAACATGTGCAag GGTATGATTGTGGAAAGGATCAAATGCTCTGTAGTCAAAGAAGGGAAGAAGAGGATGATATATCTTGGCGACGGTTTAGGCGATTTCTGCCCGAGTTTGCAGCTGGAGGAAGGAGACTTCATGATGCCAAGAAAGAACTTCCCAGCGTGGAATTTGTTACGCGAAAATCTGGGACGCATCAGAGCAGAAATCCATGAATGGATGGATGGAGCAGAGCTGGAAAGCATTCTACTACAACTTATAGAAAAAATCAGGATTCAAGAAAGCGCGGTTCAATCGGCTTTGATGGTGGATTGTAAGTTCAGCAGCATTCCAATGGCAGCACATGAGAGCAGTCCCCATGTCCTTCGAGTCCATCAATTACAGATATGA